The Maniola hyperantus chromosome 9, iAphHyp1.2, whole genome shotgun sequence genome includes a region encoding these proteins:
- the LOC117985230 gene encoding zinc finger protein 431-like isoform X1: MAAVTKTQKYDFEKICRACLQIKKDMRPLFEQLTATMLMGISKVQVAVGDGLPSQLCLQCVHQISRCHAFKTLVERNDATLREQAKAMAEEALNMEKDKNLHSVYRGIQFIEVPTLSSNSASQLLDGFFTDNTSDQPLTQEILQKDEFDVDKVNNMNPNAENARKTEEGGLNSDDENLLQMVVFQATSSVSPGRHVCNLCHKEFKHARWLKLHMRSHSNWIKANCKKPPKCSICERTFKGPGMLKMHMRTHEQRPPKQPTCSVCQRTFPTKTLLYRHRQTHFEQKTHQCTVCEKRFFSGYALRSHMARHRGERPYVCAICSKSFYNPTDLKVHFRLHTGEKPLKCSECNKTFRRHSTLCQHMKKHRGIKNHVCNMCNKAFYEVSKLNAHMRVHTGERPFECQFCERKFAQQSALIYHRRTHTGEKPYACKACTARFTTSSARNNHMLTHTGHKKFMCPICFKGCTSRAELRVHSSKHTGEKLFGCELCSQRFSSASYLAVHRRSHTGEKKYMCDVCGKGFIESSAYKKHLKTHASDKKDNDDSTKYDNTDTINFESETPQMLEKNDPKPDRNDESHDAEEEKDNTAVQAQESGQKKFKCGLCVKSYTYLHSLKKHMLSHVQMCVFSPDGSEKLYAFKQQQQELQQQQQQQQQQQQQQQQQQQQQQQQQQLQIQPQVQQLQQQVLQVGSMQQLAVPIHAQHGITVSGVQGQQYPSVSSIQSLQLQQTHQHINTQQPQLQVQTIQIHPQHQPIQIHAVGMQQVQQEQLHVATSSCQTMLPNILQLQPGAVVSGLGQVGTDLGGVHRIILQQPTATHPALYTIHH, encoded by the exons ATGGCTGCCGTAACTAAAACGCAGAAatatgattttgaaaaaatatgtcGCGCTTGTTTGCAAATAAAGAAGGACATGCGACCTTTATTTGAGCAACTCACTGCGACGATGTTAATGGGAATATCAAAAGTGCAG GTAGCGGTCGGCGATGGTTTGCCGTCCCAGCTGTGCCTGCAATGCGTGCACCAGATCTCTCGCTGCCACGCTTTCAAGACATTAGTGGAGAGAAATGATGCCACACTTCGCGAGCAGGCGAAGGCAATGGCCGAAGAAGCCTTGAATATGGAG AAAGACAAAAACCTACATTCAGTGTACAGAGGAATCCAATTTATTGAGGTTCCCACTTTGAGCAGTAACAGCGCAAGTCAACTCCTAGATGGATTCTTCACAGATAACACGTCAGATCAACCTCTCACACAGGAAATACTGCAGAAAGACGAATTTGATGTTGATAAGGTAAacaat ATGAACCCCAATGCAGAAAATGCAAGAAAGACTGAAGAAGGGGGCCTCAACTCCGATGACGAGAATTTGCTACAAATGGTGGTCTTTCAAGCAACCTCATCCGTGTCGCCCGGACGCCACGTGTGCAACCTTTGTCACAAGGAATTCAAGCATGCAAGATGGCTAAAACTGCATATGCGCTCCCATTCCAACTGGATTAAGGCGAACTGCAAGAAGCCACCTAAATGTTCGATTTGCGAAAGAACTTTTAAG GGACCTGGTATGCTAAAAATGCATATGCGTACCCACGAACAGCGTCCGCCGAAACAACCCACGTGCTCTGTATGCCAACGCACGTTTCCGACAAAAACCCTGCTTTATCGACACCGGCAAACCCATTTCGAACAAAAGACCCATCAGTGTACAGTGTGCGAGAAAAGGTTCTTTAGTGGATACGCGCTGAGGTCGCACATGGCGCGACACAGGGGCGAGAGACCATACGTGTGCGCTATTTGCTCAAAGAGCTTCTACAACCCCACTGACTTAAAG GTTCATTTCCGCTTGCACACTGGAGAAAAACCACTAAAATGTTCTGAATGTAACAAAACCTTCCGCCGACACTCAACACTGTGCCAGCACATGAAGAAACACCGCGGCATAAAGAACCACGTTTGCAACATGTGCAACAAGGCATTTTATGAGGTTTCCAAGCTGAATGCTCATATGAGAGTTCATACAG GGGAACGTCCATTCGAGTGCCAGTTCTGCGAGCGCAAGTTCGCCCAGCAGTCTGCGCTGATCTACCACCGGCGCACGCATACGGGCGAGAAGCCGTACGCGTGCAAGGCGTGCACTGCGCGCTTCACCACCTCCTCCGCCAGGAACAACCACATGCTCACGCACACCGGACACAAGAA ATTCATGTGCCCAATTTGCTTCAAAGGTTGCACGTCTCGCGCGGAGCTGCGCGTGCATTCGAGCAAACACACGGGCGAGAAACTGTTTGGTTGTGAACTGTGTTCGCAGCGGTTCAGCTCAGCATCGTACCTTGCGGTGCACAGGCGTTCCCATACCGGAGAGAAGAAGTACATGTGTGACGTTTGTGGGAAGG GCTTTATAGAAAGCAGCGCATACAAGAAACACTTAAAGACGCACGCATCAGACAAAAAAGATAACGATGATTCAACAAAATATGACAACACGGACACTATTAACTTCGAGAGCGAAACGCCACAGATGCTAGAAAAAAACGATCCAAAACCGGACAGAAACGACGAAAGTCACGACGCAGAGGAGGAAAAAGATAACACTGCTGTGCAAGCACAGGAAAGTGGGCAGAAGAAGTTCAAATGCGGCCTGTGTGTGAAGAGTTACACATACTTGCACAGTCTGAAGAAACACATGCTTAGTCACGTGCAGATGTGTGTGTTCAGCCCTGACGGGTCGGAGAAGTTGTACGCCTTTAAG CAACAACAACAAGAGCTCCAGCAACAACAACAGcagcaacaacaacaacagcagcagcagcagcagcaacaacaacaacaacaacaacagcagCAGTTGCAAATACAGCCGCAGGTGCAGCAGCTGCAGCAGCAGGTGCTGCAGGTGGGCAGCATGCAGCAGCTCGCCGTGCCCATACACGCGCAGCATGGCATCACTGTTTCAGGAGTACAG GGACAACAATATCCATCAGTGTCGTCAATACAATCGCTGCAGTTGCAACAGACGCATCAACACATTAATACG CAGCAGCCGCAACTGCAGGTGCAAACGATACAGATACACCCTCAACACCAGCCCATACAGATACAT GCGGTGGGAATGCAGCAAGTTCAACAGGAACAGCTCCATGTGGCTACGTCGTCTTGCCAGACCATGTTGCCAAACATACTGCAG TTGCAGCCGGGCGCAGTGGTGTCTGGGCTGGGGCAGGTGGGCACAGACCTGGGCGGCGTGCACCGCATCATCCTGCAGCAGCCCACGGCCACCCACCCCGCGCTCTATACCATACACCACTAG
- the LOC117985230 gene encoding zinc finger protein 431-like isoform X2, producing MAAVTKTQKYDFEKICRACLQIKKDMRPLFEQLTATMLMGISKVQVAVGDGLPSQLCLQCVHQISRCHAFKTLVERNDATLREQAKAMAEEALNMEKDKNLHSVYRGIQFIEVPTLSSNSASQLLDGFFTDNTSDQPLTQEILQKDEFDVDKVNNMNPNAENARKTEEGGLNSDDENLLQMVVFQATSSVSPGRHVCNLCHKEFKHARWLKLHMRSHSNWIKANCKKPPKCSICERTFKGPGMLKMHMRTHEQRPPKQPTCSVCQRTFPTKTLLYRHRQTHFEQKTHQCTVCEKRFFSGYALRSHMARHRGERPYVCAICSKSFYNPTDLKVHFRLHTGEKPLKCSECNKTFRRHSTLCQHMKKHRGIKNHVCNMCNKAFYEVSKLNAHMRVHTGERPFECQFCERKFAQQSALIYHRRTHTGEKPYACKACTARFTTSSARNNHMLTHTGHKKFMCPICFKGCTSRAELRVHSSKHTGEKLFGCELCSQRFSSASYLAVHRRSHTGEKKYMCDVCGKGFIESSAYKKHLKTHASDKKDNDDSTKYDNTDTINFESETPQMLEKNDPKPDRNDESHDAEEEKDNTAVQAQESGQKKFKCGLCVKSYTYLHSLKKHMLSHVQMCVFSPDGSEKLYAFKQQQQELQQQQQQQQQQQQQQQQQQQQQQQQQQLQIQPQVQQLQQQVLQVGSMQQLAVPIHAQHGITVSGVQGQQYPSVSSIQSLQLQQTHQHINTQPQLQVQTIQIHPQHQPIQIHAVGMQQVQQEQLHVATSSCQTMLPNILQLQPGAVVSGLGQVGTDLGGVHRIILQQPTATHPALYTIHH from the exons ATGGCTGCCGTAACTAAAACGCAGAAatatgattttgaaaaaatatgtcGCGCTTGTTTGCAAATAAAGAAGGACATGCGACCTTTATTTGAGCAACTCACTGCGACGATGTTAATGGGAATATCAAAAGTGCAG GTAGCGGTCGGCGATGGTTTGCCGTCCCAGCTGTGCCTGCAATGCGTGCACCAGATCTCTCGCTGCCACGCTTTCAAGACATTAGTGGAGAGAAATGATGCCACACTTCGCGAGCAGGCGAAGGCAATGGCCGAAGAAGCCTTGAATATGGAG AAAGACAAAAACCTACATTCAGTGTACAGAGGAATCCAATTTATTGAGGTTCCCACTTTGAGCAGTAACAGCGCAAGTCAACTCCTAGATGGATTCTTCACAGATAACACGTCAGATCAACCTCTCACACAGGAAATACTGCAGAAAGACGAATTTGATGTTGATAAGGTAAacaat ATGAACCCCAATGCAGAAAATGCAAGAAAGACTGAAGAAGGGGGCCTCAACTCCGATGACGAGAATTTGCTACAAATGGTGGTCTTTCAAGCAACCTCATCCGTGTCGCCCGGACGCCACGTGTGCAACCTTTGTCACAAGGAATTCAAGCATGCAAGATGGCTAAAACTGCATATGCGCTCCCATTCCAACTGGATTAAGGCGAACTGCAAGAAGCCACCTAAATGTTCGATTTGCGAAAGAACTTTTAAG GGACCTGGTATGCTAAAAATGCATATGCGTACCCACGAACAGCGTCCGCCGAAACAACCCACGTGCTCTGTATGCCAACGCACGTTTCCGACAAAAACCCTGCTTTATCGACACCGGCAAACCCATTTCGAACAAAAGACCCATCAGTGTACAGTGTGCGAGAAAAGGTTCTTTAGTGGATACGCGCTGAGGTCGCACATGGCGCGACACAGGGGCGAGAGACCATACGTGTGCGCTATTTGCTCAAAGAGCTTCTACAACCCCACTGACTTAAAG GTTCATTTCCGCTTGCACACTGGAGAAAAACCACTAAAATGTTCTGAATGTAACAAAACCTTCCGCCGACACTCAACACTGTGCCAGCACATGAAGAAACACCGCGGCATAAAGAACCACGTTTGCAACATGTGCAACAAGGCATTTTATGAGGTTTCCAAGCTGAATGCTCATATGAGAGTTCATACAG GGGAACGTCCATTCGAGTGCCAGTTCTGCGAGCGCAAGTTCGCCCAGCAGTCTGCGCTGATCTACCACCGGCGCACGCATACGGGCGAGAAGCCGTACGCGTGCAAGGCGTGCACTGCGCGCTTCACCACCTCCTCCGCCAGGAACAACCACATGCTCACGCACACCGGACACAAGAA ATTCATGTGCCCAATTTGCTTCAAAGGTTGCACGTCTCGCGCGGAGCTGCGCGTGCATTCGAGCAAACACACGGGCGAGAAACTGTTTGGTTGTGAACTGTGTTCGCAGCGGTTCAGCTCAGCATCGTACCTTGCGGTGCACAGGCGTTCCCATACCGGAGAGAAGAAGTACATGTGTGACGTTTGTGGGAAGG GCTTTATAGAAAGCAGCGCATACAAGAAACACTTAAAGACGCACGCATCAGACAAAAAAGATAACGATGATTCAACAAAATATGACAACACGGACACTATTAACTTCGAGAGCGAAACGCCACAGATGCTAGAAAAAAACGATCCAAAACCGGACAGAAACGACGAAAGTCACGACGCAGAGGAGGAAAAAGATAACACTGCTGTGCAAGCACAGGAAAGTGGGCAGAAGAAGTTCAAATGCGGCCTGTGTGTGAAGAGTTACACATACTTGCACAGTCTGAAGAAACACATGCTTAGTCACGTGCAGATGTGTGTGTTCAGCCCTGACGGGTCGGAGAAGTTGTACGCCTTTAAG CAACAACAACAAGAGCTCCAGCAACAACAACAGcagcaacaacaacaacagcagcagcagcagcagcaacaacaacaacaacaacaacagcagCAGTTGCAAATACAGCCGCAGGTGCAGCAGCTGCAGCAGCAGGTGCTGCAGGTGGGCAGCATGCAGCAGCTCGCCGTGCCCATACACGCGCAGCATGGCATCACTGTTTCAGGAGTACAG GGACAACAATATCCATCAGTGTCGTCAATACAATCGCTGCAGTTGCAACAGACGCATCAACACATTAATACG CAGCCGCAACTGCAGGTGCAAACGATACAGATACACCCTCAACACCAGCCCATACAGATACAT GCGGTGGGAATGCAGCAAGTTCAACAGGAACAGCTCCATGTGGCTACGTCGTCTTGCCAGACCATGTTGCCAAACATACTGCAG TTGCAGCCGGGCGCAGTGGTGTCTGGGCTGGGGCAGGTGGGCACAGACCTGGGCGGCGTGCACCGCATCATCCTGCAGCAGCCCACGGCCACCCACCCCGCGCTCTATACCATACACCACTAG
- the LOC117985230 gene encoding zinc finger protein 431-like isoform X3, protein MAAVTKTQKYDFEKICRACLQIKKDMRPLFEQLTATMLMGISKVQVAVGDGLPSQLCLQCVHQISRCHAFKTLVERNDATLREQAKAMAEEALNMEKDKNLHSVYRGIQFIEVPTLSSNSASQLLDGFFTDNTSDQPLTQEILQKDEFDVDKMNPNAENARKTEEGGLNSDDENLLQMVVFQATSSVSPGRHVCNLCHKEFKHARWLKLHMRSHSNWIKANCKKPPKCSICERTFKGPGMLKMHMRTHEQRPPKQPTCSVCQRTFPTKTLLYRHRQTHFEQKTHQCTVCEKRFFSGYALRSHMARHRGERPYVCAICSKSFYNPTDLKVHFRLHTGEKPLKCSECNKTFRRHSTLCQHMKKHRGIKNHVCNMCNKAFYEVSKLNAHMRVHTGERPFECQFCERKFAQQSALIYHRRTHTGEKPYACKACTARFTTSSARNNHMLTHTGHKKFMCPICFKGCTSRAELRVHSSKHTGEKLFGCELCSQRFSSASYLAVHRRSHTGEKKYMCDVCGKGFIESSAYKKHLKTHASDKKDNDDSTKYDNTDTINFESETPQMLEKNDPKPDRNDESHDAEEEKDNTAVQAQESGQKKFKCGLCVKSYTYLHSLKKHMLSHVQMCVFSPDGSEKLYAFKQQQQELQQQQQQQQQQQQQQQQQQQQQQQQQQLQIQPQVQQLQQQVLQVGSMQQLAVPIHAQHGITVSGVQGQQYPSVSSIQSLQLQQTHQHINTQQPQLQVQTIQIHPQHQPIQIHAVGMQQVQQEQLHVATSSCQTMLPNILQLQPGAVVSGLGQVGTDLGGVHRIILQQPTATHPALYTIHH, encoded by the exons ATGGCTGCCGTAACTAAAACGCAGAAatatgattttgaaaaaatatgtcGCGCTTGTTTGCAAATAAAGAAGGACATGCGACCTTTATTTGAGCAACTCACTGCGACGATGTTAATGGGAATATCAAAAGTGCAG GTAGCGGTCGGCGATGGTTTGCCGTCCCAGCTGTGCCTGCAATGCGTGCACCAGATCTCTCGCTGCCACGCTTTCAAGACATTAGTGGAGAGAAATGATGCCACACTTCGCGAGCAGGCGAAGGCAATGGCCGAAGAAGCCTTGAATATGGAG AAAGACAAAAACCTACATTCAGTGTACAGAGGAATCCAATTTATTGAGGTTCCCACTTTGAGCAGTAACAGCGCAAGTCAACTCCTAGATGGATTCTTCACAGATAACACGTCAGATCAACCTCTCACACAGGAAATACTGCAGAAAGACGAATTTGATGTTGATAAG ATGAACCCCAATGCAGAAAATGCAAGAAAGACTGAAGAAGGGGGCCTCAACTCCGATGACGAGAATTTGCTACAAATGGTGGTCTTTCAAGCAACCTCATCCGTGTCGCCCGGACGCCACGTGTGCAACCTTTGTCACAAGGAATTCAAGCATGCAAGATGGCTAAAACTGCATATGCGCTCCCATTCCAACTGGATTAAGGCGAACTGCAAGAAGCCACCTAAATGTTCGATTTGCGAAAGAACTTTTAAG GGACCTGGTATGCTAAAAATGCATATGCGTACCCACGAACAGCGTCCGCCGAAACAACCCACGTGCTCTGTATGCCAACGCACGTTTCCGACAAAAACCCTGCTTTATCGACACCGGCAAACCCATTTCGAACAAAAGACCCATCAGTGTACAGTGTGCGAGAAAAGGTTCTTTAGTGGATACGCGCTGAGGTCGCACATGGCGCGACACAGGGGCGAGAGACCATACGTGTGCGCTATTTGCTCAAAGAGCTTCTACAACCCCACTGACTTAAAG GTTCATTTCCGCTTGCACACTGGAGAAAAACCACTAAAATGTTCTGAATGTAACAAAACCTTCCGCCGACACTCAACACTGTGCCAGCACATGAAGAAACACCGCGGCATAAAGAACCACGTTTGCAACATGTGCAACAAGGCATTTTATGAGGTTTCCAAGCTGAATGCTCATATGAGAGTTCATACAG GGGAACGTCCATTCGAGTGCCAGTTCTGCGAGCGCAAGTTCGCCCAGCAGTCTGCGCTGATCTACCACCGGCGCACGCATACGGGCGAGAAGCCGTACGCGTGCAAGGCGTGCACTGCGCGCTTCACCACCTCCTCCGCCAGGAACAACCACATGCTCACGCACACCGGACACAAGAA ATTCATGTGCCCAATTTGCTTCAAAGGTTGCACGTCTCGCGCGGAGCTGCGCGTGCATTCGAGCAAACACACGGGCGAGAAACTGTTTGGTTGTGAACTGTGTTCGCAGCGGTTCAGCTCAGCATCGTACCTTGCGGTGCACAGGCGTTCCCATACCGGAGAGAAGAAGTACATGTGTGACGTTTGTGGGAAGG GCTTTATAGAAAGCAGCGCATACAAGAAACACTTAAAGACGCACGCATCAGACAAAAAAGATAACGATGATTCAACAAAATATGACAACACGGACACTATTAACTTCGAGAGCGAAACGCCACAGATGCTAGAAAAAAACGATCCAAAACCGGACAGAAACGACGAAAGTCACGACGCAGAGGAGGAAAAAGATAACACTGCTGTGCAAGCACAGGAAAGTGGGCAGAAGAAGTTCAAATGCGGCCTGTGTGTGAAGAGTTACACATACTTGCACAGTCTGAAGAAACACATGCTTAGTCACGTGCAGATGTGTGTGTTCAGCCCTGACGGGTCGGAGAAGTTGTACGCCTTTAAG CAACAACAACAAGAGCTCCAGCAACAACAACAGcagcaacaacaacaacagcagcagcagcagcagcaacaacaacaacaacaacaacagcagCAGTTGCAAATACAGCCGCAGGTGCAGCAGCTGCAGCAGCAGGTGCTGCAGGTGGGCAGCATGCAGCAGCTCGCCGTGCCCATACACGCGCAGCATGGCATCACTGTTTCAGGAGTACAG GGACAACAATATCCATCAGTGTCGTCAATACAATCGCTGCAGTTGCAACAGACGCATCAACACATTAATACG CAGCAGCCGCAACTGCAGGTGCAAACGATACAGATACACCCTCAACACCAGCCCATACAGATACAT GCGGTGGGAATGCAGCAAGTTCAACAGGAACAGCTCCATGTGGCTACGTCGTCTTGCCAGACCATGTTGCCAAACATACTGCAG TTGCAGCCGGGCGCAGTGGTGTCTGGGCTGGGGCAGGTGGGCACAGACCTGGGCGGCGTGCACCGCATCATCCTGCAGCAGCCCACGGCCACCCACCCCGCGCTCTATACCATACACCACTAG
- the LOC117985230 gene encoding zinc finger protein 431-like isoform X4: MAAVTKTQKYDFEKICRACLQIKKDMRPLFEQLTATMLMGISKVQVAVGDGLPSQLCLQCVHQISRCHAFKTLVERNDATLREQAKAMAEEALNMEKDKNLHSVYRGIQFIEVPTLSSNSASQLLDGFFTDNTSDQPLTQEILQKDEFDVDKMNPNAENARKTEEGGLNSDDENLLQMVVFQATSSVSPGRHVCNLCHKEFKHARWLKLHMRSHSNWIKANCKKPPKCSICERTFKGPGMLKMHMRTHEQRPPKQPTCSVCQRTFPTKTLLYRHRQTHFEQKTHQCTVCEKRFFSGYALRSHMARHRGERPYVCAICSKSFYNPTDLKVHFRLHTGEKPLKCSECNKTFRRHSTLCQHMKKHRGIKNHVCNMCNKAFYEVSKLNAHMRVHTGERPFECQFCERKFAQQSALIYHRRTHTGEKPYACKACTARFTTSSARNNHMLTHTGHKKFMCPICFKGCTSRAELRVHSSKHTGEKLFGCELCSQRFSSASYLAVHRRSHTGEKKYMCDVCGKGFIESSAYKKHLKTHASDKKDNDDSTKYDNTDTINFESETPQMLEKNDPKPDRNDESHDAEEEKDNTAVQAQESGQKKFKCGLCVKSYTYLHSLKKHMLSHVQMCVFSPDGSEKLYAFKQQQQELQQQQQQQQQQQQQQQQQQQQQQQQQQLQIQPQVQQLQQQVLQVGSMQQLAVPIHAQHGITVSGVQGQQYPSVSSIQSLQLQQTHQHINTQPQLQVQTIQIHPQHQPIQIHAVGMQQVQQEQLHVATSSCQTMLPNILQLQPGAVVSGLGQVGTDLGGVHRIILQQPTATHPALYTIHH; this comes from the exons ATGGCTGCCGTAACTAAAACGCAGAAatatgattttgaaaaaatatgtcGCGCTTGTTTGCAAATAAAGAAGGACATGCGACCTTTATTTGAGCAACTCACTGCGACGATGTTAATGGGAATATCAAAAGTGCAG GTAGCGGTCGGCGATGGTTTGCCGTCCCAGCTGTGCCTGCAATGCGTGCACCAGATCTCTCGCTGCCACGCTTTCAAGACATTAGTGGAGAGAAATGATGCCACACTTCGCGAGCAGGCGAAGGCAATGGCCGAAGAAGCCTTGAATATGGAG AAAGACAAAAACCTACATTCAGTGTACAGAGGAATCCAATTTATTGAGGTTCCCACTTTGAGCAGTAACAGCGCAAGTCAACTCCTAGATGGATTCTTCACAGATAACACGTCAGATCAACCTCTCACACAGGAAATACTGCAGAAAGACGAATTTGATGTTGATAAG ATGAACCCCAATGCAGAAAATGCAAGAAAGACTGAAGAAGGGGGCCTCAACTCCGATGACGAGAATTTGCTACAAATGGTGGTCTTTCAAGCAACCTCATCCGTGTCGCCCGGACGCCACGTGTGCAACCTTTGTCACAAGGAATTCAAGCATGCAAGATGGCTAAAACTGCATATGCGCTCCCATTCCAACTGGATTAAGGCGAACTGCAAGAAGCCACCTAAATGTTCGATTTGCGAAAGAACTTTTAAG GGACCTGGTATGCTAAAAATGCATATGCGTACCCACGAACAGCGTCCGCCGAAACAACCCACGTGCTCTGTATGCCAACGCACGTTTCCGACAAAAACCCTGCTTTATCGACACCGGCAAACCCATTTCGAACAAAAGACCCATCAGTGTACAGTGTGCGAGAAAAGGTTCTTTAGTGGATACGCGCTGAGGTCGCACATGGCGCGACACAGGGGCGAGAGACCATACGTGTGCGCTATTTGCTCAAAGAGCTTCTACAACCCCACTGACTTAAAG GTTCATTTCCGCTTGCACACTGGAGAAAAACCACTAAAATGTTCTGAATGTAACAAAACCTTCCGCCGACACTCAACACTGTGCCAGCACATGAAGAAACACCGCGGCATAAAGAACCACGTTTGCAACATGTGCAACAAGGCATTTTATGAGGTTTCCAAGCTGAATGCTCATATGAGAGTTCATACAG GGGAACGTCCATTCGAGTGCCAGTTCTGCGAGCGCAAGTTCGCCCAGCAGTCTGCGCTGATCTACCACCGGCGCACGCATACGGGCGAGAAGCCGTACGCGTGCAAGGCGTGCACTGCGCGCTTCACCACCTCCTCCGCCAGGAACAACCACATGCTCACGCACACCGGACACAAGAA ATTCATGTGCCCAATTTGCTTCAAAGGTTGCACGTCTCGCGCGGAGCTGCGCGTGCATTCGAGCAAACACACGGGCGAGAAACTGTTTGGTTGTGAACTGTGTTCGCAGCGGTTCAGCTCAGCATCGTACCTTGCGGTGCACAGGCGTTCCCATACCGGAGAGAAGAAGTACATGTGTGACGTTTGTGGGAAGG GCTTTATAGAAAGCAGCGCATACAAGAAACACTTAAAGACGCACGCATCAGACAAAAAAGATAACGATGATTCAACAAAATATGACAACACGGACACTATTAACTTCGAGAGCGAAACGCCACAGATGCTAGAAAAAAACGATCCAAAACCGGACAGAAACGACGAAAGTCACGACGCAGAGGAGGAAAAAGATAACACTGCTGTGCAAGCACAGGAAAGTGGGCAGAAGAAGTTCAAATGCGGCCTGTGTGTGAAGAGTTACACATACTTGCACAGTCTGAAGAAACACATGCTTAGTCACGTGCAGATGTGTGTGTTCAGCCCTGACGGGTCGGAGAAGTTGTACGCCTTTAAG CAACAACAACAAGAGCTCCAGCAACAACAACAGcagcaacaacaacaacagcagcagcagcagcagcaacaacaacaacaacaacaacagcagCAGTTGCAAATACAGCCGCAGGTGCAGCAGCTGCAGCAGCAGGTGCTGCAGGTGGGCAGCATGCAGCAGCTCGCCGTGCCCATACACGCGCAGCATGGCATCACTGTTTCAGGAGTACAG GGACAACAATATCCATCAGTGTCGTCAATACAATCGCTGCAGTTGCAACAGACGCATCAACACATTAATACG CAGCCGCAACTGCAGGTGCAAACGATACAGATACACCCTCAACACCAGCCCATACAGATACAT GCGGTGGGAATGCAGCAAGTTCAACAGGAACAGCTCCATGTGGCTACGTCGTCTTGCCAGACCATGTTGCCAAACATACTGCAG TTGCAGCCGGGCGCAGTGGTGTCTGGGCTGGGGCAGGTGGGCACAGACCTGGGCGGCGTGCACCGCATCATCCTGCAGCAGCCCACGGCCACCCACCCCGCGCTCTATACCATACACCACTAG
- the Cdk1 gene encoding cyclin-dependent kinase 1, translated as MDDFLKIEKIGEGTYGVVYKGKNKQTGQFVAMKKIRLDSEDEGIPSTAIREISLLKELDHANIVKLEDVLMEEARLYLIFEFLSMDLKKYMDSLGTGKFMEPSLVKSYLYQINSAILYCHRRRILHRDLKPQNLLIDKSSGIIKVADFGLGRAFGVPVRVYTHEVVTLWYRAPEVLLGSQRYSCPVDIWAIGCIFAEMSSKKPLFQGDSEIDQLFRIFRMLRTPTEEIWPGVSSLPDYKPTFPNWTSFNLHNHVQNLEERGMDLLKKMLVYDPMCRIIARDVPQHAYFCDVKLPPGLASHSH; from the exons ATGGACGACTTCctcaaaattgaaaaaattgggGAAGGGACGTATGGGGTGGTGTATAAGGGTAAAAACAAACAGACTGGGCAGTTTGTTGCAATGAAAAAAATCAGGTTGGATTCTGAAGACGAAGGAATACCGTCAACTGCTATACG AGAGATCTCATTGCTGAAAGAATTAGACCatgcaaatattgtaaaattagaAGATGTGTTGATGGAAGAGGCTCGCCTTTACCTCATTTTTGAATTTCTTTCTATGGATTTGAAGAAATATATGGACTCCCTTGGTACAGGCAAG TTCATGGAGCCCAGCTTAGTCAAGAGCTACCTGTATCAGATTAATAGCGCCATCTTGTATTGCCACCGGCGCCGCATTCTGCACCGCGACTTGAAGCCACAGAACTTACTCATTGATAAGTCTTCTGGAATTATTAAG GTGGCAGACTTTGGGCTTGGTCGTGCATTTGGTGTGCCAGTGAGGGTCTACACCCATGAAGTGGTTACACTTTGGTATCGAGCCCCAGAAGTCCTTCTAGGGAGCCAacg CTACTCCTGTCCAGTTGACATCTGGGCGATTGGGTGCATATTCGCTGAGATGTCTTCTAAGAAGCCACTTTTCCAAGGAGATTCAGAGATTGATCAACTGTTCCGCATATTCAG AATGCTGAGAACCCCAACTGAAGAGATCTGGCCGGGAGTTTCCTCTCTTCCCGACTACAAGCCCACATTCCCTAATTGGACCAGTTTCAATTTGCATAATCAT GTGCAAAACCTGGAAGAGAGGGGCATGGACCTGCTGAAGAAGATGCTGGTGTACGACCCCATGTGCCGCATCATCGCCCGCGACGTGCCCCAGCACGCATACTTCTGCGACGTCAAGCTGCCGCCCGGCCTCGCCTCGCACTCACACTGA